From one Odontesthes bonariensis isolate fOdoBon6 chromosome 14, fOdoBon6.hap1, whole genome shotgun sequence genomic stretch:
- the lingo3b gene encoding leucine-rich repeat and immunoglobulin-like domain-containing nogo receptor-interacting protein 3, producing the protein MSNPSGPGGRPLVPLPRVCRWILATALVAVITLSLPGNSQACPPRCECSAQLRSVSCQRRRLTNIPEGIPTETRLLDLSKNRLRWVQTGDLTPYPRLEEVDLSENLIATLEPNAFSTLQNLKVLKLRGNQMKLVPMGAFAKLGNLTSLDLSENKMVILLDYTFQDLKSLKYLEVGDNDLVYISHKAFSGLLGLEDLTIERCNLTSISGQTLSYLRSLVTLRLRHLSIIALEDQNFRKLTNLRGLEIDHWPYLEYISPLSFLGLDLHRLSITNTNITSVPSASFKNLVHLTHLNLSFNPITTLESWAFKDLLRLKELIMVSTGLMMVEPHALGGLRQIRVLNFSSNDLQTLEEGSFHSVNSLETLRVDGNPLLCDCRLLWILQRRKTLNFDGRVPVCAGPVEVQGVSLSAFTDSALFDHFTCQKPKIRNRKMQQVVAREGQPVSFLCRADGEPTPAIVWISPQRRRITAKSSGRITVLPTGTLEIRYAQLTDSGTYICIASNAGGNDTYFATLTVRGQPLDAASAFFLNRSLYSGEFFNDTNLNSTRVFLKFTLDLTTILVSTAMGCITFLGVVLFCFLLLFVWSRGRGQRRNNFTVEYSFRKSEPATGSSSGGARKFNMKMI; encoded by the exons ATGAGCAACCCTTCTGGCCCTGGTGGGCGTCCCTTGGTGCCATTGCCGAGGGTGTGTCGATGGATCCTGGCTACCGCTCTGGTTGCTGTGATAACTTTGAGTCTGCCAGGGAACAGCCAGGCCTGTCCTCCACGATGCGAGTGCTCAGCTCAGCTGAGGTCAGTCTCCTGCCAGCGGCGGCGGCTCACCAACATTCCAGAAGGCATTCCCACAGAGACACGGCTCCTGGACCTCAGCAAGAACCGTCTCCGTTGGGTGCAGACGGGTGACCTGACACCATACCCACGGCTGGAGGAAGTGGACCTCAGTGAAAACCTCATCGCCACATTAGAGCCTAATGCCTTCTCCACCCTTCAGAATCTCAAAGTGTTGAAGTTAAGGGGAAACCAGATGAAGTTAGTGCCAATGGGGGCTTTTGCCAAGCTGGGCAATCTGACCAGCCTAGACCTGAGTGAGAACAAGATGGTCATTTTATTGGACTACACCTTTCAGGATCTGAAGAGTCTAAAATATCTGGAGGTTGGAGACAATGACCTGGTTTATATATCCCACAAG GCATTCTCAGGACTGCTGGGGCTGGAGGATCTCACAATAGAGCGGTGCAACCTTACTTCCATTTCTGGGCAGACGTTGTCTTACCTCCGCAGCCTGGTCACACTTCGCCTTCGCCACCTCAGCATCATTGCCCTGGAGGACCAGAACTTCCGCAAACTCACCAACTTGCGGGGTCTTGAAATCGATCACTGGCCATATCTTGAGTACATCTCCCCTCTTAGTTTTCTGGGCCTGGATCTCCACAGGCTCTCCATCACCAACACCAACATCACCTCTGTCCCCTCCGCCTCCTTCAAGAATCTGGTGCACCTCACCCATCTCAACCTGTCCTTTAATCCCATCACCACGCTAGAGTCATGGGCCTTCAAGGATCTCCTGAGATTAAAGGAGCTCATCATGGTAAGCACCGGGTTGATGATGGTGGAGCCTCACGCCCTCGGAGGTCTCAGACAGATCCGGGTGCTCAACTTCTCCTCCAATGACCTGCAAACTCTAGAAGAGGGCTCCTTCCACTCTGTCAACAGTCTGGAGACCCTCAGAGTGGATGGGAACCCCCTGTTGTGTGACTGTCGTCTGTTGTGGATCCTGCAAAGACGCAAGACCCTCAACTTTGACGGCAGAGTGCCGGTGTGTGCGGGGCCGGTGGAGGTGCAGGGGGTTAGTCTCAGCGCCTTCACCGATTCTGCACTCTTCGATCACTTCACATGCCAGAAACCTAAGATACGCAACCGTAAGATGCAGCAG GTGGTTGCTCGAGAAGGTCAGCCAGTGAGTTTTCTGTGTCGGGCTGATGGAGAACCTACACCTGCAATTGTCTGGATTTCCCCACAGCGCAGACGGATCACTGCTAAGAGTTCAGGGCGCATCACTGTTCTCCCTACTGGCACCCTGGAGATCCGCTACGCACAGCTTACTGACAGTGGAACATACATCTGCATCGCTAGTAACGCCGGAGGCAATGACACCTACTTCGCCACTCTTACAGTACGCGGCCAGCCACTAGATGCTGCCTCTGCCTTCTTTCTTAACCGCTCACTGTACAGCGGCGAGTTCTTCAACGACACAAATCTCAACAGCACACGTGTTTTTCTCAAGTTCACCTTGGACCTGACCACCATCTTGGTCTCCACAGCAATGGGTTGCATCACTTTTCTGGGGGTGGTCCTCTTCTGTTTCCTACTGTTGTTCGTGTGGAGCCGGGGACGTGGCCAGCGCAGGAACAACTTTACAGTGGAGTACTCTTTCCGGAAATCTGAGCCCGCCACTGGGAGTTCTTCGGGAGGGGCCAGAAAGTTCAACATGAAAATGATATGA